From Pagrus major chromosome 18, Pma_NU_1.0, a single genomic window includes:
- the med12 gene encoding mediator of RNA polymerase II transcription subunit 12 isoform X1 has protein sequence MMAAFGILSYEHRPLKRPRLGPPDVYPQDPKQKEDELTALNVKQGFNNQPAVSGDEHGSAKNVNFNPSKISSNFSSIIAEKLRYNTFPDTGKRKPQVNQKDNFWLVTARSQSSINNWFTDLAGTKPLTQLAKKVPIFSKKEEVFGYLAKYSVPVMRSAWMIKMTCAYHAAITETKVKKRHVIDPCIEWTQIITKYLWEQLQKVAEYYRQFPSQGCSSPLPATPADVETAMKQWEYNEKLAMFMFQDGMLDRHEFLTWVLECFEKVRPGEDELLRLLLPLLLQYSGEFVQSAYLSRRLAYFCTRRLNLLLSDGSLGPGTGGHPAHGILAQQGNALPPTPTSQPAGGNQPQTPFTDFYICPQHRPLVFGLSCMLQSIVLCCPSALVWHYSLTDSRNKTGSPLDLLPIAPSSLPMPGGNTAFTQQVRTKLREIEEQVKERGQAVEFRWSFDKCQETTAGFTIGRVLHTLEVLDNHSFEKSDFNNSLDSLYNRIFGSGQSKDGHEMSPDDDAVVTLLCEWAVCCKRSGRHRAMVVAKLLEKRQAEIEAERCGESEVVDEKGSVSSGSLSAATLPVFQDVLLQFLDTQAPTLTEPGNESERVEFSNLVLLFCELIRHDVFSHNIYMCTLISRGDLASDSHLPRPRSPSDEPSDESERKEQEAGGSGKNEDTGLSESMEIDQNSSANFDEMFSPPMHCESKGSPSPEKPAAEQDSKASCKDKGMDPAFPQLYEQPRHIQYATHFPIPQEESASHECNQRLVVLYGVGKLRDEARHTIKKITKDILKVLNRKSTAETGGEEGQKRKRSKPEAFPTAEDIFSKFQHLSHFDQHQVTSQVSRNVMEQITSFALGMSYHLPLVQHIQFIFDLMEYSLNISGLIDFAIQLLNELSLVEAELLLKSSSLVGSYTTSLCLCIVAVLRRYHSCLILNPEQTAYVFDGLRIVVKSGVNPADCSSAERCILAYLYDLYTSCSHLKNKFGEIFSEFCSKVKNSIYCNIDPSDSNMLWDPVFMMEAIANPSAHNFNHSMVGTILNDSPANRYSFVCNVLMDVCVDHRDPERVNDIGILCAELTAYCRSLSAEWLGILKALCCSSNNGNCGFNDLLCNVDVSDLSFHDSLATFVAILIARQCLLLEDLVRCVAIPSLLNAACSEQDSEPGARLTCRILLHLFKTPQRNPVPQDGVKSDKSSVGIRSSCDRHLLAASQNSIVVGAVFAVLKAVFMLGDAELRGSGLSHPAGLDDISEGRNVSIETASLDVYAKYVLKTICQQEWVGERCLKSLSEDSSALQDPVLVNIQAQRLLQLICYPHRQLDSDDGDNPQRQRIKRILQNMDQWTMRQSSLELQLMIKQSTNNELYSLLENIAKATIEVFQKSAEMNSSNPSGNGAAAQGGAASNNNSTTSKMKPILSSSERSGVWLVAPLIAKLPTTVQGHVLKAAGEELEKGQHLGSSSRKERDRQKQKSMSLLSQQPFLSLVLTCLKGQDEQREGLLTSLYSQVQQIVTNWREDQYQDDCKAKQMMHEALKLRLNLVGGMFDTVQRSTQQTTEWAVLLLDIISSGTVDMQSNNELFTTVLDMLSVLINGTLAADMSSISQGSMEENKRAYMNLVKKLRKELGDRQSESLEKVRQLLPLPKQTRDVITCEPQGSLIDTKGNKIAGFEKEGLQVSTKQKISPWDVFEGLKHSAPLSWGWFGTVRVDRKVTKFEEQQRFLLYHTHLKPKPRSYYLEPLPLPPEEEEPLTPVSQEPEKKMMEAVKPEKTVPAVATDSSKKKSNKKKKAPTAKTEQDYVNRTPGGGGYGPSMPPELMQNHPYNRLQYGQQTMGMYTQNQPLPPGGPGLEPPYRPARNPQMNKMMPTRPSYPTMMPGMQGGLPSMIGLDKQYPMGYKPQPMPQGQILRQQLQVRLNQSMIGQQIRPITPNQPYSSMQTSQNISQGYTSYGSHMGMQPHPSQGGGIVPSSYGNQNFQGTHPGANPAVVDPLRQMQQRPSGYVHQQAPGYAHNMQNAQRFAHQPLQQNPIMHGLSHMAGGQGVHPGLRPNQMLAEQQQQQQQQQQAAQQQQQYLRQQQALRQQQAQQVQQQQQQQQQQQQQQQQQQQQQQQQQQQVQPQQVPPQQQVPQQQQQQQQQQQQQQQQQVSAVQPPGQAQNQGLGMQPLPPQQPMFPRQGMQQTQQQQQTAALVRQLQQQLSNTQPGQGTNSYY, from the exons ATGATGGCTGCTTTCGGGATCCTAAGTTACGAACACCGGCCATTAAAGCGGCCCAGACTCGGCCCTCCGGACGTCTATCCTCAAGATCCAAAGCAGAAAGAG GATGAGCTGACTGCACTGAACGTGAAGCAAGGGTTCAATAACCAACCAGCTGTTTCTGGGGATGAACATGGCAGTGCTAAAAATGTCAACTTCAACCCTTCAAAG ATCAGCTCAAACTTCAGCAGCATCATCGCAGAGAAGCTGCGCTACAACACGTTCCCGGACACAGGGAAACGTAAGCCACAGGTCAACCAGAAGGACAATTTCTGGCTCGTCACAGCGAGGTCACAGAGCTCCATCAATAATTGGTTCACGGATTTAGCCGGGACTaaacctctgacacagctggcTAAAAAG GTTCCTATCTTCAGCAAAAAGGAGGAGGTTTTTGGATACTTGGCCAAGTACTCAGTCCCTGTCATGCGCTCAGCATGGATGATAAAGATGACCTGTGCGTATCACGCAGCCATCACAGAAACTAAAGTCAAGAAGAGGCATGTGATTGATCCTTGTATAG aATGGACTCAGATTATTACTAAGTACCTGTGGGAGCAGCTTCAGAAGGTGGCCGAGTATTACAGACAGTTTCCCAGTCAAGGCTGCAGCTCCCCCCTCCCAGCTACTCCTGCTGATGTGGAGACGGCCATGAAGCAGTGGGAATACAACGAGAAGCTCGCCATGTTCATGTTCCAG GATGGGATGCTAGACAGACACGAGTTCCTGACGTGGGTGCTGGAGTGTTTTGAGAAGGTTCGACCTGGTGAAGATGAGCTTCTCAGACTTCTCCTGCCGCTTTTACTACAG TACTCAGGGGAATTTGTACAGTCGGCTTACTTGTCACGGAGGCTGGCTTACTTCTGCACACGGCGCCTCAACCTGTTGCTAAGCGACGGGAGCCTGGGCCCCGGCACAGGAGGGCATCCGGCCCATGGCATCTTGGCGCAGCAAGGTAACGCCCTGCCCCCGACTCCAACGTCGCAGCCGGCAGGAGGGAACCAGCCACAGACACCGTTCACCGACTTCTACATCTGCCCTCAGCACAGGCCTCTGGTGTTCGGGCTCAGCTGCATGTTACAG AGCATAGTTTTGTGCTGTCCGAGTGCTCTGGTGTGGCATTACTCtctgacagacagcagaaatAAAACCGGTTCACCTCTGGACCTCCTGCCCATCGCCCCGTCCAGCTTACCAATGCCCGGAGGAAATACTGCCTTCACACAGCAG GTCCGTACAAAGCTGAGAGAAATCGAGGAGCAAGTGAAGGAGCGAGGCCAGGCGGTGGAGTTCAGGTGGTCGTTCGATAAGTGTCAGGAGACCACAGCAG GGTTCACCATAGGGAGGGTTCTTCACACCCTGGAGGTTTTGGACAACCACAGCTTTGAGAAGTCTGACTTTAACAACTCACTGGATTCGCTGTACAACCGAATATTTGGGTCAGGCCAGAGTAAAGATGGCCATGAG ATGTCACCAGATGATGACGCGGTGGTGACCTTGCTTTGTGAATGGGCAGTGTGCTGTAAGCGTTCTGGCAGACACAGGGCCATGGTGGTGGCCAAGCTGCTGGAAAAGAGACAGGCTGAAATAGAAGCGGAG AGGTGTGGTGAGTCGGAGGTAGTGGATGAGAAGGGCTCTGTGTCATCCGGCTCCCTCTCAGCTGCCACACTGCCAGTCTTTCAGGATGTGTTGCTACAGTTCCTCGACACTCAGGCCCCCACACTGA cGGAGCCTGGGAATGAAAGCGAGCGGGTGGAGTTCTCCAACCTGGTCCTGCTCTTCTGCGAGCTCATCCGTCACGACGTCTTTTCCCACAACATCTACATGTGCACGCTGATTTCCCGCGGTGACCTAGCTTCTGACTCCCACCTGCCGCGCCCGCGCTCCCCCAGTGACGAGCCATCCGATGAATCAGAGCGCAAGGAGCAGGAGGCAGGCGGCAGCGGCAAGAACGAG GATACCGGCCTGTCGGAGTCGATGGAAATTGATCAAAACTCCAGTGCTAATTTTGacgag ATGTTCTCTCCTCCGATGCACTGTGAGTCCAAAGGGAGCCCCTCTCCCGAGAAGCCCGCCGCAGAGCAAGACAGCAAGGCCAGCTGTAAGGACAAGGGCATGGACCCTGCCTTCCCTCAGCTGTACGAGCAACCTCGCCACATTCAGTATGCCACTCACTTCCCCATTCCTCAG GAGGAGAGTGCCAGCCATGAGTGCAACCAGCGGTTAGTGGTTCTGTACGGTGTGGGCAAACTGAGGGATGAGGCGCGACACACCatcaaaaaaatcaccaaagaCATCTTGAAGGTGCTCAACCGCaaaagcacagcagaaacag gaggagaggaaggacagaagaggaagcgGAGTAAGCCGGAAGCCTTTCCCACTGCAGAAGATATCTTCTCCAAATTCCAGCACCTCTCCCACTTTGACCAGCACCAAGTCACCTCCCAG gtgtCCAGAAACGTGATGGAACAGATCACCAGCTTTGCCTTAGGGATGTCTTATCACCTGCCTCTCGTCCAGCACATTCAGTTCATCTTTGACCTCATGGAGTACTCCCTCAACATTAGTGGCCTCATAGACTTTGCTATTCAG ctTCTGAATGAGTTGAGTCTGGTGGAAGCCGAGCTGCTGCTGAAGTCGTCCAGCCTCGTGGGCAGCTACACCACCAGCCTGTGTCTGTGTATCGTAGCTGTGCTGAGGAGGTACCACTCCTGCCTCATTCTCAATCCTGAGCAGACGGCGTACGTTTTTGACGG GTTGCGCATCGTGGTGAAATCAGGTGTGAACCCAGCGGACTGTTCGTCTGCCGAGCGATGCATCTTGGCCTACCTGTATGACCTCTACACCTCCTGCAGTCACCTCAAGAACAAGTTTGGCGAGATTTTCAG TGAGTTCTGCTCAAAAGTGAAAAACTCCATCTACTGCAATATCGACCCGTCGGACTCCAACATGCTCTGGGATCCTGTGTTCATGATGGAGGCCATCGCCAACCCCTCGGCCCACAACTTCAACCACTCCATGGTGGGCACGATCCTCAACGACAGCCCGGCCAACCGCTACAGCTTCGTCTGTAATGTGctcatggatgtgtgtgtggatcacaGAGACCCTGAGAG GGTGAACGATATTGGGATCCTGTGTGCGGAGCTGACGGCTTATTGTCGCTCCCTGAGTGCCGAGTGGCTCGGCATCCTCAAggctctctgctgctcctctaaCAACGGCAACTGTGGCTTCAATGATCTGCTGTGTAACGTAGAT GTGAGCGATTTGTCCTTCCATGATTCCCTGGCAACCTTCGTAGCCATTCTCATCGCTAGACAGTGCCTGCTCCTAGAAGACCTGGTTCGCTGTGTGGCCATTCCTTCCCTCCTCAACGCAG CCTGCAGCGAGCAAGACTCTGAGCCAGGAGCCCGACTCACCTGCAGGATTCTGTTGCATCTTTTCAAGACACCACAGCGCAACCCTGTCCCCCAAGATGGTGTGAAGTCAG ATAAATCCTCAGTTGGTATCCGGTCGTCTTGTGATCGCCACCTTCTTGCTGCGTCTCAGAACAGCATAGTTGTTGGAGCAGTATTTGCTGTCCTCAAAGCTGTCTTTATGCTGG GTGATGCAGAGCTCAGAGGTTCAGGACTGTCGCACCCTGCAGGCCTGGACGACATATCTGAGGGCCGCAACGTCTCCATAGAAACTGCCAGCTTGGATGTGTATGCAAAATACGTTCTGAAGACGATCTGCCAGCAG GAATGGGTTGGAGAGCGCTGCCTGAAGTCTCTGTCCGAGGACAGCAGCGCGCTGCAGGACCCGGTGCTGGTAAACATTCAGGCCCAACGACTACTACAGCTAATTTGCTATCCACATCGCCAGCTGGACAGTGACGATGGTGACAACCCTCAGAGGCAGCGCATCAAACGCATCCTCCAG AACATGGATCAGTGGACGATGAGACAGTCGTccctggagctgcagctgatgatcAAACAGAGCACAAACAAT GAGCTCTACTCGCTCTTGGAGAACATAGCCAAGGCCACCATCGAGGTGTTTCAGAAATCAGCTGAGATGAACTCCAGTAACCCCTCAGGGAACGGAGCAGCGGCCCAAGGAGGTGCCGCgtccaacaacaacagcaccacCAGCAAGATGAAGCCAATTTTAAG CTCATCAGAGCGGTCAGGTGTGTGGCTGGTGGCTCCGTTGATAGCCAAGCTGCCCACCACAGTTCAGGGCCATGTACTGAAGGCAGCAGGAGAAGAGCTGGAGAAGGGACAGCACCTGGGCTCCTCCTCACGTAAGGAGAGGGACAGGCAGAAACAGAAAAG TATGTCTCTGCTGAGCCAGCAGCCGTTCTTGTCTTTGGTGCTGACCTGCTTGAAGGGACAGGATGAACAGAGGGAAGGCCTTCTCACCTCCCTCTACAGCCAAGTGCAGCAGATTGTCACGAACTGGAGAGAAGATCAGTACCAGGACGActgcaaagcaaagcaaatgaTGCACGAGGCTCTGAAACTACGACTGAATCTT GTGGGTGGCATGTTCGACACGGTGCAGCGCAGCACCCAGCAGACCACTGAGTGGGCCGTACTACTCCTTGACATCATCAGCAGCGGCACAGTTGACATGCAGTCCAATAA TGAGCTCTTCACAACAGTGTTGGACATGTTGAGTGTGCTGATTAATGGCACACTGGCTGCTGACATGTCCAGTATCTCTCAGGGCAGCATGGAGGAGAATAAGAGAGCCTATATGAACCTGGTCAAGAAGCTCAGG AAAGAGCTCGGAGATCGGCAGTCGGAGAGTTTGGAAAAAGTTCGCCAGCTTCTGCCCCTACCCAAGCAGACCCGAGATGTGATAACCTGTGAACCTCAGGGCTCTCTAATAGACACAAAGGGCAACAAGATCGCTGGCTTTGAGAAGGAG GGTCTCCAAGTATCGACCAAACAAAAGATTTCTCCCTGGGACGTCTTTGAGGGTCTCAAACACTCCGCCCCTCTCTCCTGGGGCTGGTTCGGTACGGTGCGCGTGGACCGCAAAGTCACCAAATTCGAGGAGCAGCAGCGTTTCCTGCTCTACCACACCCACCTGAAGCCCAAACCTCGTAGCTATTACCTGGAGCCGCTCCCCCTGCcccctgaggaggaggagcctcTGACGCCCGTCTCCCAGGAACCAGAGAAGAAGATGATGGAGGCCGTGAAGCCAGAGAAGACTGTGCCTGCTGTGGCCACCGACTCGAGCAAGAAGAAAtccaacaagaagaagaaagctcCGACCGCCAAGACAGAG CAGGACTATGTGAACCGTACACCAGGCGGCGGGGGCTATGGGCCTAGCATGCCACCTGAACTGATGCAGAACCACCCATATAACAGGCTACAATACGGCCAGCAGACCATGGGCATGTACACACAGAACCAGCCTCTACCTCCAG gaGGTCCAGGTTTAGAACCTCCTTACAGACCTGCTCGCAACCCACAGATGAACAAAATGATGCCGACTCGACCCAGCTACCCAACAATGATGCCCGGCATGCAGGGAGGCTTGCCCAGCATGATCGGACTGGACAAGCAATACCCAATGGGTTACAAGCCCCAGCCCATGCCACAGGGTCAGATACTGCGGCAGCAGCTACAGGTCAGACTG AATCAGAGCATGATAGGGCAGCAGATTAGACCAATAACACCCAACCAACCTTACTCTTCAATGCAGACATCTCAG AACATATCTCAGGGCTATACCTCGTACGGATCACACATGGGGATGCAGCCGCATCCATCCCAGGGTGGTGGTATAGTTCCTTCCTCCTATGGGAACCAAAACTTCCAGGGCACCCATCCTGGAGCCAACCCGGCTGTGGTGGATCCTCTTAGGCAAATGCAGCAGAGGCCCAGTGGTTACGTTCACCAGCAGGCTCCAGGCTATGCACACAACATGCAGAACGCACAGAG GTTTGCCCATCAGCCCCTCCAGCAAAATCCCATCATGCACGGTCTCAGTCACATGGCAGGAGGCCAGGGCGTCCATCCAGGCTTGAGGCCCAATCAGATGCTGgcagagcaacagcagcagcaacagcagcagcaacaagcagcacagcaacagcagcagtacCTCAGACAACAACAAGCACTCAGA CAGCAACAGGCCCAACAAGttcaacagcagcaacaacaacaacagcagcagcagcagcagcagcagcagcagcagcagcaacagcaacaacagcaacaacaggtCCAGCCCCAGCAAGTTCCTCCTCAACAGCAAGtcccgcagcagcagcagcagcaacagcagcagcaacagcagcagcagcagcagcaggtgtcgGCAGTGCAACCACCAGGCCAGGCGCAGAACCAGGGCCTGGGCATGCAGCCACTACCCCCACAGCAACCAATG TTCCCACGACAGGGAATGCAGCAgactcaacagcagcagcagactgcagCTCTGGTCAGACAGCTGCAACAGCAACTTTCAA ATACACAACCAGGACAGGGCACCAATTCATATTACTGA